A DNA window from Halomonas zincidurans B6 contains the following coding sequences:
- a CDS encoding SDR family oxidoreductase — protein sequence MDLGIAGRWAVIGAASRGLGQGCARALAREGVNLVINSRSAEALEETARSLREINAGIAVRAVAGDIGDDAIRAAILEACPQVDILVTNNGGPPPGDFRDWTRDDWLQAVEANMLTPIELIKATVDAMAARGFGRVVNITSGAVKAPIDVLGLSNGARSGLTGFVAGLARQPQLASLNVTINNLLPGAFDTERLRGGLDAASKASGEDVARIREQRLAGIPARRFGSAEEFGEVCAFLCSQQAGYLTGQNILLDGGSYPGTF from the coding sequence ATGGATCTGGGAATCGCCGGCCGCTGGGCCGTGATCGGTGCCGCAAGCCGCGGCTTGGGCCAGGGATGCGCCAGAGCGCTGGCCCGAGAAGGTGTCAATCTGGTGATCAATTCGCGCAGTGCCGAGGCCCTCGAGGAGACGGCCCGTTCGCTGCGCGAGATCAATGCCGGGATCGCGGTCCGCGCCGTCGCCGGCGACATCGGCGACGATGCTATCCGCGCGGCCATTCTCGAGGCCTGCCCGCAGGTCGACATTCTCGTCACCAACAACGGCGGGCCACCGCCCGGCGACTTTCGCGACTGGACGCGGGACGATTGGCTGCAAGCCGTGGAGGCCAACATGCTCACGCCGATCGAGCTGATCAAGGCGACGGTGGACGCCATGGCTGCGCGCGGCTTCGGCCGGGTGGTGAACATCACCTCGGGCGCGGTCAAGGCGCCGATCGACGTACTCGGGCTTTCCAACGGCGCGCGCAGCGGACTGACGGGCTTCGTCGCGGGCCTAGCCCGCCAGCCGCAACTGGCGAGCCTCAACGTCACCATCAACAACCTGCTGCCCGGCGCCTTCGATACCGAGCGCCTGCGCGGCGGACTCGATGCGGCATCGAAGGCCTCAGGAGAGGACGTGGCGCGGATCCGTGAGCAGCGCCTGGCGGGCATCCCGGCCCGGCGCTTTGGATCGGCCGAGGAGTTCGGCGAGGTCTGCGCCTTCCTGTGCAGCCAGCAGGCCGGTTATCTGACGGGACAGAACATCCTGCTCGACGGAGGCAGCTATCCGGGCACCTTCTGA
- a CDS encoding amidohydrolase family protein, which yields MIIDCHGHYTTAPQSLGDYREQQRQALAADPDHRSVKGQLAISDDQIRESIENNQLRLQRERGTDMTIFSPRGSWMGHHLGNESTSLAWTEHCNDLIKRVVGLFPENFAPVCQLPQSPLVTPEACVAELERTVNQMGFVGCNLNPDPSGGYWKDKPLHDRFWYPIYEKMVELDIPAMIHVSGACHEAFHTTSSYYLSADTTAFVQLMMSDLFKDFPELRFIIPHGGGAVPYHWGRFRGMAQDMKLGDLEQRVLDNIYFDTCVYHQAGIDLLLEVIPDKNILFASEMIGAVRGVDPQTGHYFDDTKRYIDANQDLDAGQKQAIFEGNARRVFPRLNQYL from the coding sequence ATGATCATCGATTGTCACGGCCACTACACCACCGCGCCCCAGAGCCTGGGCGACTATCGCGAACAGCAGCGTCAGGCACTTGCGGCGGACCCGGACCATCGCTCCGTGAAAGGGCAGCTGGCCATCTCCGACGACCAGATCCGCGAAAGCATCGAGAACAACCAACTGCGGTTGCAGCGCGAGCGCGGCACCGACATGACGATTTTCTCGCCGCGCGGCAGTTGGATGGGCCACCACCTGGGCAACGAGAGCACCAGCCTCGCCTGGACGGAGCATTGCAACGACCTGATCAAGCGGGTGGTGGGGCTGTTCCCCGAGAATTTCGCGCCGGTCTGCCAGTTGCCCCAGAGCCCGCTGGTGACGCCCGAGGCGTGCGTCGCCGAACTCGAGCGCACCGTCAACCAGATGGGCTTCGTCGGCTGTAACCTCAACCCCGACCCGTCCGGCGGCTATTGGAAGGACAAGCCGCTGCACGACCGGTTCTGGTACCCCATCTATGAAAAGATGGTCGAACTGGACATACCGGCGATGATCCACGTCAGCGGCGCCTGCCACGAGGCCTTCCATACCACCAGCTCCTACTACCTGAGCGCCGATACCACCGCCTTCGTGCAACTGATGATGTCCGACCTGTTCAAGGACTTCCCCGAGCTGCGCTTCATCATCCCCCACGGCGGCGGCGCCGTGCCCTACCACTGGGGGCGCTTCCGCGGCATGGCCCAGGACATGAAGCTCGGCGATCTCGAGCAGCGGGTGCTCGACAACATTTACTTCGATACCTGCGTCTACCATCAGGCGGGCATCGATCTGCTGCTCGAGGTGATCCCCGACAAGAACATCCTGTTCGCCTCGGAGATGATCGGCGCGGTACGCGGTGTCGATCCCCAGACCGGCCATTACTTCGACGACACCAAGCGCTACATCGATGCCAACCAGGACCTGGATGCCGGGCAGAAGCAGGCGATTTTCGAGGGCAACGCGCGGCGCGTCTTCCCGCGCCTGAATCAATACCTGTGA
- a CDS encoding RraA family protein — translation MIADDDTTLLVQVRERLTSSLIGDILDNLGYRQQFLPPRIRALDPDKPLAGRAMPVLESDYLTPEDASSVNPLGLKPFGLMLEALDDLRPDEVYIASGSSPRYALWGGLMTLRALQLGAAGAVLNGYSRDTREILPTAFPVFSYGSYGQDQGPRGKVIDYRVPIEIEGVRVDPGDLLFGDVDGVVVIPQAIEQETIARALQKSDAEDQVRDAILQGMSTVEAFRTFGVM, via the coding sequence ATGATTGCCGATGACGACACGACGCTATTGGTGCAGGTGAGGGAACGGCTGACGTCGTCCCTGATCGGCGATATCCTCGACAACCTCGGCTACCGACAGCAATTCCTGCCGCCGCGGATTCGCGCGCTGGATCCCGACAAGCCCCTGGCCGGCCGGGCGATGCCGGTGCTGGAGAGCGATTACCTGACGCCCGAGGACGCTTCAAGCGTCAATCCGCTGGGCCTGAAACCGTTCGGCCTGATGCTCGAGGCCCTGGACGACCTGCGCCCCGACGAGGTGTACATCGCCTCCGGCAGCTCGCCCCGCTACGCCCTGTGGGGCGGTCTGATGACGTTGCGCGCCCTGCAGCTCGGCGCCGCCGGTGCGGTGCTCAACGGCTATTCCCGCGATACCCGGGAGATTCTCCCGACGGCGTTTCCGGTCTTCTCCTACGGCAGCTACGGACAGGATCAGGGGCCGCGGGGCAAGGTCATCGATTACCGGGTACCGATCGAGATCGAAGGGGTCCGGGTCGACCCGGGCGATCTTCTCTTCGGCGATGTCGACGGGGTCGTCGTCATTCCGCAGGCCATCGAGCAGGAGACCATCGCCCGGGCCCTGCAGAAGAGCGACGCCGAGGATCAGGTCAGGGACGCCATTCTTCAGGGCATGAGCACGGTCGAAGCGTTCAGGACCTTCGGCGTCATGTAA